The following coding sequences lie in one Variovorax terrae genomic window:
- a CDS encoding SDR family oxidoreductase produces the protein MSYRSVFAPGLFAGKVIVVTGGGSGIGRCAAHELAALGAHVVLIGRQSAKLQDVAGEIVADARGHVGHVSFHACDIRQEEAVRSTVAAIVIAHGRIDGLVNNAGGQYITPLESISAKGWQAVVDTNLTGGFLMARECYLQSMQEHGGAIVNIVADIWGSMPGMGHSGAARAGMVSFTETAALEWAKSGVRVNAVAPGYIASSGMDHYPPEAGPMLREMRATVPLGRFGNEAETSAAIAFLLSPAASFISGSVLRVDGARPQVRMGWGQVAAPEAAQQRDAVKPFDGFHRYQTPKVFQS, from the coding sequence ATGAGCTATCGATCCGTTTTCGCGCCCGGCCTGTTCGCGGGCAAGGTCATCGTCGTCACCGGCGGCGGCTCGGGCATCGGGCGCTGCGCCGCGCACGAGCTGGCCGCGCTGGGCGCCCATGTGGTGCTGATCGGGCGCCAGTCGGCCAAGCTGCAGGACGTGGCCGGCGAGATCGTCGCCGACGCGCGCGGCCACGTGGGCCATGTGAGCTTCCACGCCTGCGACATCCGCCAGGAAGAGGCGGTGCGCAGCACGGTGGCGGCCATCGTCATCGCGCACGGCCGCATCGACGGCCTGGTCAACAACGCGGGCGGCCAGTACATCACGCCGCTGGAGTCCATCTCGGCCAAGGGCTGGCAGGCGGTGGTGGACACCAACCTCACGGGCGGCTTCCTGATGGCGCGCGAGTGCTACCTGCAGTCCATGCAGGAGCATGGCGGCGCCATCGTCAACATCGTGGCCGACATCTGGGGCTCGATGCCCGGCATGGGCCACAGCGGCGCGGCGCGCGCCGGCATGGTCAGCTTCACCGAGACCGCGGCGCTCGAGTGGGCGAAAAGCGGCGTGCGCGTCAACGCCGTGGCGCCGGGCTACATCGCCTCCAGCGGCATGGACCATTACCCGCCCGAGGCCGGCCCCATGCTGCGCGAGATGCGCGCCACCGTGCCGCTGGGCCGCTTCGGCAACGAAGCCGAAACCTCGGCCGCCATCGCCTTCCTGCTGAGCCCGGCCGCCAGCTTCATCAGCGGCAGCGTGCTGCGGGTGGACGGCGCGCGGCCCCAGGTGCGCATGGGCTGGGGCCAGGTGGCCGCGCCCGAGGCGGCGCAGCAGCGCGACGCGGTGAAACCCTTCGACGGCTTTCACCGCTACCAGACACCGAAAGTGTTTCAGTCATGA
- a CDS encoding acyl-CoA carboxylase subunit beta yields the protein MTVFASSWNAQGAQALARREAMLARIAQLRALEERAAQASARSRPVFDKRGQLLPRERVALLLDPGTPYLPLCSLAGFLHDTKDPAASVPGGGIVAGIGFVSGVRCMVVASDSGIDAGAIQPMGLDKILRVQEIALQNKLPFVHLVESAGANLMKYRVEGFVHGGGLFRNLARLSAAGIPVITVQHGSGTAGGAYMPGLSDVVIMVRGRSRAFLAGPPLLMAATGEVATEEELGGAEMHTAVSGLGEYLAEDDRHALGIAREVVARTGWAQAAIPSEARPPRFAADELLGLMPAHHREPVDMREVITRLADDSDLLEFKPLYGAATVCAQAAVEGHAVGFISNNGPIDVAGANKATHFIQLMCQLGHPLIYLQNTTGYMVGKDSEQGGMIKHGSKMIQAVTNATVPQITLQCGASFGAGNYGMCGRGYAPRFLFSWPSAKTAVMGGEQAARTMQIVTEAALARKGIAPDAAQAQAQFDKIVAVFEAQADAFYTSGLVLDDGVIDPRDTRAVLAQCLGVCTEAQARRPHPMQFGVARM from the coding sequence ATGACCGTCTTTGCCTCTTCATGGAACGCGCAGGGCGCGCAGGCCCTGGCCCGGCGCGAGGCCATGCTGGCGCGCATCGCGCAGCTGCGCGCGCTGGAAGAGCGCGCCGCCCAGGCCTCGGCCAGGTCCCGGCCGGTGTTCGACAAGCGCGGCCAGCTGCTGCCGCGCGAGCGCGTGGCGCTGCTGCTCGACCCCGGCACGCCGTACCTGCCCCTGTGCTCACTGGCTGGTTTCCTGCATGACACCAAGGACCCGGCGGCCTCGGTGCCGGGCGGCGGCATCGTCGCCGGCATCGGCTTCGTCAGCGGCGTGCGCTGCATGGTGGTGGCCAGCGACTCCGGCATCGATGCCGGCGCGATCCAGCCCATGGGCCTGGACAAGATCCTGCGCGTGCAGGAGATCGCATTGCAGAACAAGCTGCCCTTCGTGCACCTGGTGGAGAGCGCGGGCGCCAACCTCATGAAGTACCGGGTCGAGGGCTTCGTGCACGGCGGCGGCCTGTTCCGCAACCTGGCGCGGCTGTCGGCCGCGGGCATTCCGGTCATCACCGTGCAGCATGGCTCGGGCACGGCCGGCGGCGCCTACATGCCGGGCCTGAGCGACGTGGTCATCATGGTGCGCGGCCGCTCGCGCGCCTTCCTGGCCGGCCCACCGCTGCTGATGGCGGCCACCGGCGAAGTGGCCACGGAAGAAGAGCTGGGCGGCGCCGAGATGCACACGGCCGTCTCGGGCCTGGGCGAGTACCTGGCGGAGGACGATCGGCACGCACTGGGCATCGCGCGCGAGGTGGTGGCCCGCACCGGCTGGGCGCAGGCTGCCATCCCATCAGAAGCGAGGCCGCCGCGCTTCGCAGCCGATGAACTGCTGGGCCTGATGCCGGCCCACCACCGCGAGCCGGTGGACATGCGCGAAGTCATCACACGCCTGGCGGACGACTCCGATCTGCTCGAATTCAAACCGCTGTACGGCGCCGCCACGGTCTGCGCCCAGGCCGCGGTCGAAGGCCATGCGGTGGGCTTCATCAGCAACAACGGCCCGATCGACGTGGCCGGCGCCAACAAGGCCACGCATTTCATCCAGCTCATGTGCCAGCTCGGCCATCCGCTGATCTACCTGCAGAACACCACGGGCTACATGGTGGGCAAGGACAGCGAGCAGGGCGGCATGATCAAGCACGGCTCCAAGATGATCCAGGCAGTGACCAATGCCACCGTGCCGCAGATCACCCTCCAGTGCGGCGCGAGCTTCGGCGCCGGCAACTACGGCATGTGCGGGCGTGGCTACGCGCCGCGCTTCCTGTTCAGCTGGCCCAGCGCCAAGACGGCCGTGATGGGCGGCGAGCAGGCCGCGCGCACCATGCAGATCGTGACCGAGGCCGCCCTGGCACGCAAAGGCATCGCGCCCGATGCGGCCCAGGCGCAAGCGCAGTTCGACAAGATCGTCGCGGTGTTCGAGGCCCAGGCCGATGCGTTCTACACCTCGGGCCTGGTGCTGGACGACGGCGTGATCGACCCGCGCGACACCCGCGCCGTGCTCGCGCAATGCCTGGGCGTCTGCACCGAGGCCCAGGCGCGCCGGCCTCATCCGATGCAGTTCGGCGTGGCGCGCATGTAG
- a CDS encoding acyl-CoA dehydrogenase family protein, translated as MHYTHEHLEIQKTLKRYIDEHINPHVDEWEAAEIFPAHEVFKGLGLLGLLGLCKPEAYGGAGLDYSYSMLMAETLGHIDCGGVPMAIGVQTDMATPALARFGSDELRREFLAPAIAGDTVGCIGVSEPGAGSDVSAIKSHARKDGDDYVISGQKMWITNSLQADWMCMLVNTGEGPVHKNKSLVIVPMRDGPNGKLTKGIEVAQKIRKIGMHSSDTGLIYFDEVRVPQRNRIGAEGQGFIYQMQQFQEERLWCAASTLQSLTNCIAWTIDWAQQRKLFGATLADQQWVQFKLAELKTEVESLRALTYRAGELYVGGQDVLELASMAKLKAGRLNRLVPDTCLQFWGGMGFTLENKVSRMYRDGRLASIGGGADEVMLGILSKIMGIAKRPAA; from the coding sequence ATGCACTACACCCACGAACACCTCGAAATCCAGAAAACGCTCAAGCGCTACATCGACGAGCACATCAACCCCCATGTGGACGAATGGGAGGCGGCCGAGATCTTCCCCGCGCACGAGGTGTTCAAGGGCCTGGGCCTGCTGGGCCTGCTGGGCCTGTGCAAGCCCGAGGCCTATGGCGGCGCGGGCCTGGACTATTCGTACTCGATGCTGATGGCCGAGACCCTGGGGCACATCGACTGCGGCGGCGTGCCCATGGCCATCGGCGTGCAGACCGACATGGCCACGCCGGCGCTGGCGCGCTTCGGCAGCGACGAGCTGCGCCGCGAATTCCTGGCGCCGGCGATTGCAGGCGACACGGTGGGCTGCATCGGCGTGAGCGAGCCCGGCGCCGGCAGCGACGTATCGGCTATCAAAAGCCATGCGCGCAAGGACGGCGACGACTACGTCATCAGCGGCCAGAAGATGTGGATCACCAACAGCCTGCAGGCCGACTGGATGTGCATGCTGGTCAACACCGGCGAGGGGCCGGTGCACAAGAACAAGTCGCTGGTCATCGTGCCGATGCGCGACGGCCCGAACGGCAAGCTCACCAAGGGCATCGAGGTCGCGCAGAAGATCCGCAAGATCGGCATGCACAGCAGCGACACCGGCCTGATCTACTTCGACGAGGTGCGCGTGCCGCAGCGCAACCGCATCGGCGCCGAGGGCCAGGGCTTCATCTACCAGATGCAGCAGTTCCAGGAGGAGCGCCTGTGGTGCGCGGCCAGCACGCTGCAGTCGCTCACCAACTGCATCGCATGGACCATCGACTGGGCGCAGCAGCGCAAGCTGTTCGGCGCCACGCTGGCCGACCAGCAGTGGGTGCAGTTCAAGCTGGCCGAGCTCAAGACCGAGGTCGAGTCGCTGCGCGCGCTGACCTACCGCGCGGGCGAGCTCTACGTGGGCGGCCAGGACGTGCTGGAACTGGCCAGCATGGCCAAGCTCAAGGCCGGGCGGCTGAACCGCCTCGTGCCCGACACCTGCCTGCAGTTCTGGGGCGGCATGGGCTTCACGCTGGAGAACAAGGTCTCGCGCATGTACCGCGACGGCCGCCTGGCCTCGATCGGCGGCGGGGCCGACGAGGTGATGTTGGGAATTCTTTCGAAGATCATGGGCATCGCCAAGCGGCCGGCGGCATGA
- a CDS encoding acetyl/propionyl/methylcrotonyl-CoA carboxylase subunit alpha: protein MKRLLIANRGEIARRVIRTAHRMGIETVAVYSEPDAQALHVREATRAQALGGAASADSYLRIDKLLDAARASGADAVHPGYGFLSENADFAQAVLDAGLTWVGPPPAAIRALGSKSGAKALAQQHGVPCLPGYFGAAPSDERLAAEAARIGYPVMVKAVAGGGGRGMRLAAGPAQLAAALHGARSEAQSAFGSGELLLERALLAPRHVEVQVFADALGHCIHLGERDCSVQRRHQKLIEETPSPAVDADLRERMGRCAVALAQAAGYVGAGTVEFLLDQGEFFLMEMNTRLQVEHPVTEMVTGLDLVEWQLRIARGEPLPLAQDQVRFSGHAVEVRLCAEDESFTPHAGTVRRFRAPDGVRFDHALFEGLAVPPYYDSMLGKLIVHAATREEAIDRLAGALDRTELLGLPSNRALLAACLRHPVFRAGQALIPFLTQHGDVLREALQKREQEMTVRCGPSAIFTLKNASGVLPCPFARPLRLRHRGVLHDVPLQGLPERVPGLAAVGIERGRWHAQHEGVDFFIDDASFEPAVGAGGAAAARELRAPFNGKVIAVAAEPGATVRKGDTLLVIESMKLEHSLAAAQDATVKAVLVAPGQQAATSQVLVTFEAAA from the coding sequence ATGAAACGCCTGCTCATCGCCAACCGCGGCGAGATCGCCCGCCGCGTGATCCGCACCGCGCACCGCATGGGCATCGAGACGGTCGCGGTCTACTCGGAGCCCGACGCGCAGGCCTTGCACGTGCGCGAGGCCACGCGCGCCCAGGCGCTGGGCGGCGCGGCCTCGGCCGACTCCTACCTGCGCATCGACAAGCTGCTGGACGCCGCGCGCGCCAGCGGCGCCGACGCGGTTCACCCGGGCTACGGCTTCCTGAGCGAGAACGCCGACTTCGCCCAGGCCGTGCTCGACGCCGGCCTCACCTGGGTCGGCCCGCCGCCCGCGGCCATCCGCGCCCTGGGCAGCAAGTCCGGCGCCAAGGCGCTGGCGCAGCAGCATGGCGTGCCCTGCCTGCCGGGCTACTTCGGCGCCGCCCCCTCCGACGAACGCCTGGCCGCCGAGGCCGCGCGCATCGGCTATCCCGTCATGGTGAAGGCCGTGGCCGGCGGCGGCGGACGCGGCATGCGCCTGGCGGCCGGGCCCGCGCAGCTGGCGGCGGCGCTGCACGGCGCGCGCAGCGAGGCGCAGTCGGCCTTCGGGTCGGGCGAGTTGCTGCTGGAGCGTGCGCTGCTGGCGCCGCGCCATGTGGAGGTGCAGGTGTTCGCCGACGCGCTGGGCCATTGCATCCACCTGGGCGAGCGCGACTGCTCGGTGCAGCGGCGGCACCAGAAGCTCATCGAGGAGACACCGAGCCCAGCCGTCGATGCGGACTTGCGCGAGCGCATGGGCCGGTGCGCGGTGGCGCTGGCGCAGGCGGCGGGCTATGTGGGCGCGGGCACGGTGGAGTTTTTGCTCGATCAAGGTGAATTCTTTTTGATGGAGATGAACACCCGGTTGCAGGTCGAGCACCCGGTGACGGAAATGGTCACGGGCCTGGACCTTGTGGAATGGCAACTGCGCATCGCGCGCGGCGAGCCGCTGCCGCTGGCGCAGGACCAGGTCCGTTTCAGCGGCCATGCGGTCGAGGTGCGGCTGTGCGCGGAAGACGAGAGCTTCACGCCGCATGCCGGCACGGTGCGGCGCTTCCGCGCGCCGGACGGCGTGCGCTTCGACCACGCGCTGTTCGAGGGGCTGGCGGTGCCGCCGTACTACGACTCCATGCTCGGCAAGCTCATCGTGCATGCCGCCACGCGCGAGGAGGCGATCGACCGGCTGGCCGGCGCCTTGGACCGCACCGAACTGCTGGGCCTGCCCAGCAACCGCGCCTTGCTGGCGGCCTGCCTGCGGCATCCGGTGTTTCGCGCGGGGCAGGCGCTGATTCCGTTTCTCACGCAGCACGGTGATGTTCTGCGCGAAGCGCTTCAAAAAAGAGAGCAAGAAATGACCGTGCGATGCGGACCTTCGGCCATTTTTACTCTGAAAAATGCCTCCGGCGTGCTGCCGTGCCCGTTTGCGCGGCCGCTGCGCCTGCGCCACCGCGGCGTGCTGCATGACGTGCCGCTGCAGGGCCTGCCCGAGCGCGTGCCGGGGCTGGCGGCGGTCGGGATCGAGCGCGGGCGCTGGCATGCGCAGCACGAAGGCGTCGATTTCTTCATCGACGACGCCTCGTTCGAGCCCGCCGTTGGCGCGGGCGGCGCGGCGGCCGCACGCGAACTGCGCGCGCCGTTCAACGGCAAGGTGATCGCCGTGGCGGCCGAACCCGGCGCGACGGTGCGCAAGGGCGACACGCTGCTGGTGATCGAGTCGATGAAGCTGGAACACAGCCTGGCCGCAGCCCAGGACGCCACGGTCAAGGCCGTGCTGGTGGCGCCGGGCCAGCAGGCTGCCACCTCGCAGGTGCTGGTGACCTTCGAGGCGGCCGCATGA
- a CDS encoding acyl-CoA dehydrogenase family protein, whose product MSPELQHDIEALTDSVRRFTLERIAPHVTQWDEAGEFPRTLYAEAAALGLLGLGYPEVLGGTPAPFALRNAVSVAMSRYGGSGGVMASLFSLNIGLPPVLRHGSPELQREVVPPVLRGERIAALAITEPGGGSDVAALRTTARRDGGDWVIDGEKVFITSGLRADWITMAVRTGEAGSKGAGGISMILVPGDAAGLSRTRLDKMGWWCSDTAHLRLDGVRVPARHLLGEEGGGFRIIMSNFNGERLGLSAMALGFAQACYDEALDWARQRRTFGAALVERQVIRHKLVDMQMRIASTQAWLDAVTARADAGDASPDWVAQVCLLKNHATQAMQFCADQAVQILGGMGFMRGTRSERIYREVKVMMIGGGAEEIMKDLAARQLGL is encoded by the coding sequence ATGAGCCCCGAACTGCAGCACGACATCGAGGCCCTGACCGACTCCGTGCGGCGCTTTACGCTGGAGCGCATCGCGCCGCATGTGACGCAGTGGGACGAGGCCGGCGAGTTCCCGCGCACGCTCTACGCCGAGGCAGCGGCCCTGGGCCTGCTTGGCCTGGGCTATCCGGAGGTGCTGGGCGGCACGCCGGCGCCGTTCGCGTTGCGCAACGCGGTCTCGGTTGCGATGAGCCGCTATGGCGGCAGCGGCGGCGTGATGGCCAGCCTGTTCTCGCTCAACATCGGCCTGCCGCCCGTGCTGCGCCATGGTTCGCCCGAACTGCAGCGCGAGGTCGTGCCGCCGGTGTTGCGCGGCGAGCGCATCGCGGCGCTGGCCATCACCGAGCCCGGCGGCGGCTCGGACGTGGCGGCGCTGCGCACCACGGCGCGCCGCGACGGCGGCGACTGGGTGATCGACGGCGAAAAGGTCTTCATCACCTCGGGCCTGCGCGCCGACTGGATCACGATGGCCGTGCGCACCGGAGAGGCGGGAAGCAAAGGCGCGGGCGGCATCTCGATGATCCTCGTGCCCGGCGACGCGGCGGGCCTGTCCCGCACCCGGCTCGACAAGATGGGCTGGTGGTGCTCCGACACCGCCCACCTGCGCCTGGACGGCGTGCGCGTGCCGGCGCGCCATCTGCTGGGCGAGGAGGGTGGCGGCTTCAGGATCATCATGAGCAACTTCAACGGCGAGCGCCTGGGCCTGTCGGCCATGGCGCTGGGCTTCGCCCAGGCCTGCTACGACGAGGCGCTGGACTGGGCGCGCCAGCGCCGCACTTTCGGCGCGGCGCTGGTGGAGCGCCAGGTGATCCGCCACAAGCTGGTGGACATGCAGATGCGCATCGCCTCCACCCAGGCCTGGCTCGACGCCGTCACCGCGCGCGCCGACGCGGGCGATGCCTCGCCCGACTGGGTGGCCCAGGTCTGCCTGCTCAAGAACCACGCCACCCAGGCCATGCAGTTCTGCGCCGACCAGGCCGTGCAGATCCTGGGCGGCATGGGCTTCATGCGCGGCACCCGGAGCGAGCGCATCTACCGCGAGGTCAAGGTCATGATGATCGGCGGCGGCGCCGAGGAGATCATGAAGGATCTGGCGGCGCGGCAACTGGGCCTGTGA
- a CDS encoding heavy metal sensor histidine kinase, with product MRHSITARLVLMFAVAALATFALIGAALYGVLQRELARHERDELNTHLHNLQYSIERTGTVDRWSRVQAKMDALTSDDGSVRFWVLSDDPRFQYGQGLAEIEQMSREPGGLGTILMPQRQHPIHTLSASIPALQDRPAVRLIIGVDSAPYMQTLNAFLAALAVLSLSTVLLVMLIGFWIARVGLKPLVRLSEEAQALRPKALSQRLKLSPLPVELSDLANAFNGALSRQEAAYRQLEAFNADVAHELRTPLTNLIGGTQVALSRQRTAAQFQEVLQSNLEELERVRSIINDMLFLARADLGEVATGLVRTVIAQEVRKTIEFFEFVLDEQGAAVRIEGDVGAEAMIETALFRRAMSNLLQNAIEHSGAGAQLSVRIRQEPALIWVTVGNPGPPIDEAHLPRLFDRFYRVDASRQAQGEHHGHGLGLAIVKAVATMHGGSVTASCAGGMTTIGFSLPRRGALTGPVAAPPDPS from the coding sequence ATGCGCCACTCCATCACCGCGCGGCTGGTTCTCATGTTCGCGGTCGCGGCGCTGGCCACCTTCGCCCTGATCGGCGCTGCGCTGTACGGCGTGCTGCAGCGCGAGCTGGCGCGCCATGAACGCGACGAGCTGAACACCCACCTGCACAACCTCCAGTACTCGATCGAGCGCACCGGCACGGTCGACCGCTGGTCCCGCGTGCAGGCCAAGATGGACGCGCTGACCTCGGACGACGGCAGCGTGCGCTTCTGGGTGCTGAGCGACGACCCGCGCTTCCAGTACGGCCAGGGCCTGGCCGAGATCGAGCAGATGAGCCGCGAGCCGGGCGGGCTCGGCACGATCCTGATGCCGCAGCGGCAGCACCCGATCCATACCCTGTCGGCCTCCATCCCCGCCCTGCAGGACCGCCCGGCCGTGCGCCTGATCATCGGCGTCGACTCGGCCCCCTACATGCAGACGCTGAACGCCTTCCTCGCCGCGCTGGCCGTGCTGTCGCTGAGCACGGTGCTGCTGGTCATGCTGATCGGCTTCTGGATCGCCCGGGTCGGCCTGAAGCCCCTGGTGCGGCTGTCGGAGGAGGCGCAGGCGCTGCGCCCCAAGGCGCTGTCGCAGCGCCTCAAGCTCTCGCCGCTGCCGGTCGAGCTGTCGGACCTGGCCAACGCCTTCAACGGCGCACTGAGCCGCCAGGAGGCCGCCTACCGGCAGCTCGAAGCCTTCAACGCCGACGTCGCCCACGAACTGCGCACGCCGCTGACCAACCTGATCGGCGGCACCCAGGTCGCGCTGTCGCGCCAGCGCACGGCGGCGCAGTTCCAGGAGGTGCTGCAGTCGAACCTCGAGGAGCTGGAACGCGTGCGTTCGATCATCAACGACATGCTGTTCCTGGCGCGCGCCGACCTCGGCGAAGTGGCCACCGGCCTGGTGCGCACCGTCATCGCGCAGGAGGTCCGCAAGACCATCGAGTTCTTCGAGTTCGTGCTGGACGAGCAGGGCGCGGCCGTGCGCATCGAGGGCGATGTCGGGGCCGAGGCGATGATCGAGACCGCGCTGTTCCGCCGCGCCATGTCCAACCTGCTGCAAAACGCCATCGAGCATTCGGGCGCGGGTGCGCAACTCTCGGTCCGCATCCGGCAGGAGCCGGCCCTGATCTGGGTCACGGTCGGCAACCCGGGGCCGCCCATCGACGAGGCGCACCTGCCGCGCCTGTTCGACCGCTTCTACCGGGTCGACGCCTCCCGGCAGGCCCAGGGCGAGCACCATGGCCACGGCCTGGGCCTGGCCATCGTCAAGGCCGTGGCCACCATGCACGGCGGCAGCGTGACGGCCTCCTGCGCGGGTGGAATGACCACGATCGGCTTCAGCCTCCCCCGGCGCGGCGCGCTCACAGGCCCAGTTGCCGCGCCGCCAGATCCTTCATGA
- a CDS encoding heavy metal response regulator transcription factor, with product MKILIVEDELKTADYLQKGLGEQGCVVDLAHNGIDGQHLALEHDYDVIVLDVMLPGLDGFSVLRTLRTLKQTPVIMLTARDDVEDRIKGLHDGADDYLAKPFSFLELLARLQALTRRGRAQEPAQLRIADLQIDLIARKASRGHVRINLTAKEFSLLAVLARRQGEILSKTAIAELVWDMNFDSNTNVVEVAIKRLRAKIDAPFSPKLLHTIRGMGYVLELREEEPG from the coding sequence ATGAAAATACTGATCGTCGAAGACGAGCTCAAAACCGCCGACTACCTGCAAAAGGGCCTGGGCGAGCAGGGCTGCGTCGTGGACCTGGCGCACAACGGCATCGACGGCCAGCATCTCGCGCTGGAACACGACTATGACGTCATCGTGCTCGACGTGATGCTGCCCGGCCTCGACGGCTTCTCGGTGCTGCGCACCCTGCGCACGCTCAAGCAGACGCCGGTCATCATGCTGACCGCGCGCGACGACGTGGAAGACCGCATCAAGGGCCTGCACGACGGGGCCGACGACTACCTCGCCAAGCCGTTTTCGTTCCTGGAGCTGCTGGCCCGGCTGCAGGCCCTGACGCGGCGCGGCCGCGCCCAGGAGCCCGCGCAGCTGCGGATCGCCGACCTGCAGATCGACCTGATCGCCCGCAAGGCCTCGCGCGGCCATGTGCGCATCAACCTGACCGCCAAGGAGTTCTCCCTGCTTGCCGTGCTGGCGCGGCGCCAGGGCGAGATCCTGTCCAAGACCGCGATCGCCGAGCTGGTCTGGGACATGAACTTCGACAGCAACACCAACGTGGTCGAGGTCGCCATCAAGCGGCTGCGGGCCAAGATCGACGCGCCGTTCAGCCCCAAGCTGCTGCACACCATCCGCGGCATGGGCTACGTGCTGGAGCTGCGCGAGGAAGAACCAGGCTGA